A region from the Nocardia terpenica genome encodes:
- a CDS encoding MspA family porin produces the protein MRTTRTLASVAPVLTGVALAAAVAAGPAAADAVADKVRMVTTESGWSLTVTKTAESIDRAPSLDADPFTHEGFVSLKAVAQIGGKGGGQVTGATVSYGYQIGCQADVSSGLTMGLGFSIGPNASVNISYPPSVSIGGSASVSPNISTTVKPGGITTVTFGSKPLQGLKGAVAADQVEIKVSACAGPVSLRSFATATITTPAEDHSTTAYGDPLWL, from the coding sequence ATGAGAACCACCAGAACTTTAGCTTCCGTTGCGCCTGTCCTGACCGGGGTGGCATTGGCCGCTGCGGTAGCGGCCGGTCCGGCTGCCGCCGATGCGGTTGCTGACAAGGTGCGCATGGTGACCACCGAGAGTGGCTGGAGCCTGACGGTGACCAAGACGGCCGAGAGTATCGACCGGGCCCCGTCGCTGGATGCCGATCCGTTCACGCACGAGGGATTCGTGTCGCTGAAGGCCGTCGCTCAGATCGGCGGTAAGGGTGGCGGGCAGGTGACCGGTGCGACTGTGTCCTACGGGTATCAGATCGGCTGTCAGGCCGATGTCAGCTCGGGATTGACGATGGGCCTTGGGTTTTCGATCGGCCCGAATGCTTCGGTGAACATCTCGTATCCGCCGAGTGTGAGCATCGGCGGGAGCGCGTCGGTGTCGCCGAACATCTCGACCACCGTCAAACCGGGCGGGATCACCACGGTGACCTTCGGCAGCAAACCGCTGCAGGGGCTGAAAGGCGCGGTCGCGGCCGATCAGGTCGAGATCAAGGTGTCCGCGTGTGCGGGCCCGGTCTCGCTGCGGTCGTTCGCCACCGCCACCATCACCACCCCGGCCGAGGACCACTCCACCACCGCCTACGGCGACCCACTGTGGCTGTGA
- a CDS encoding DUF1990 family protein produces MTIALTYGPAGATRPEDPRWHEQVPGFRRFERTAVIGYGTDFWETVADGVLRWDIKRRSGFRVMPCRGATDRVAEGAEYRIAVGWGPATVYEPVRVVQVVDLPDRCGFAYGTLPGHPVSGEEAFIVHREPDGTVRLTLRSLTRPAPTGLWRTVFPILLIAQRFYRRRYLRAMLR; encoded by the coding sequence ATGACCATCGCGCTCACCTATGGCCCGGCAGGAGCGACACGACCCGAAGATCCGCGATGGCATGAGCAGGTACCGGGTTTCCGGCGGTTCGAGCGGACTGCGGTGATCGGATACGGAACAGATTTCTGGGAGACCGTCGCCGATGGCGTGCTGCGGTGGGATATCAAGCGCCGAAGCGGTTTCCGGGTGATGCCGTGCAGAGGCGCCACGGACCGGGTGGCCGAGGGAGCGGAATACCGGATCGCGGTCGGCTGGGGACCGGCGACGGTGTACGAGCCGGTGCGGGTGGTGCAAGTCGTCGACCTGCCCGACCGGTGCGGATTCGCCTACGGCACGCTTCCCGGACATCCGGTCTCGGGTGAGGAGGCGTTCATCGTGCACCGGGAGCCGGACGGCACAGTCCGACTCACGCTACGGTCGCTCACGCGGCCCGCGCCGACCGGCCTGTGGCGAACAGTGTTCCCGATACTGCTTATCGCCCAACGCTTCTACCGCCGCCGCTACCTGCGCGCGATGCTGCGCTGA
- a CDS encoding DUF397 domain-containing protein, whose translation MRNENVPRYRPDTGYTKSSFSEGGGNCVEVKFANECVLIRDSKYTGPADEQPTLPIPAASWPLFLDLILSGESGTLDSGVTIVVHPDRRATITAADVTLDYTPDEWDAFTKGVADGQFAHT comes from the coding sequence GTGAGGAATGAGAACGTGCCCAGGTATCGACCAGACACTGGCTACACCAAGTCATCCTTCAGCGAAGGTGGTGGCAACTGCGTCGAGGTGAAGTTCGCCAACGAGTGTGTGCTCATCCGAGACAGCAAGTACACCGGGCCCGCTGACGAACAACCAACGCTGCCGATCCCCGCTGCATCGTGGCCCCTATTCCTAGATCTGATCCTCAGCGGCGAGTCCGGAACGCTCGACAGCGGCGTTACGATCGTCGTGCATCCGGATCGTAGAGCGACCATTACCGCGGCAGATGTGACGTTGGACTACACCCCCGATGAGTGGGATGCCTTTACGAAAGGCGTTGCTGACGGACAATTTGCCCATACCTGA
- a CDS encoding helix-turn-helix domain-containing protein: MTVSHGSASASERISPYSRRLHLGEELRRLRQEAEPKELSIQQVASAVGMDRTLLTRIENGQRRVAADVSMKIAEHLGVEQYSPCWQKFYQLARDAAQSGWWESKAFKGLSPRQALPADLEAGASRIRWYEFALMPGLLQSPAYLRARHNTAVTSDRALDSPVNIRARERRQQEVFVPGGPTIEIVVEETVIRRIVVPRPAMLEQLEHLLDLLDTNTQIDFRVLPVGGELLGLRAPRSPVSIYDFAADDPPMALAESLTEDVLVRNHVDVADHDRLFRGLQEIALSQDESRELVVQVIDFVSKNQ; encoded by the coding sequence GTGACGGTGTCGCATGGATCGGCTTCGGCCAGCGAGCGGATCTCGCCCTACAGTCGTCGACTGCATCTTGGAGAGGAGCTACGCCGCCTCCGTCAAGAGGCGGAGCCGAAGGAACTCTCGATTCAGCAGGTCGCGAGTGCGGTCGGCATGGACCGAACCTTGCTCACCCGAATCGAGAATGGTCAACGCCGGGTCGCTGCTGACGTCAGCATGAAGATCGCCGAGCACCTCGGCGTGGAGCAATACTCCCCTTGCTGGCAGAAGTTCTACCAGCTTGCCCGTGATGCTGCGCAGTCCGGCTGGTGGGAAAGCAAAGCATTCAAGGGCTTGTCACCTCGGCAAGCTCTGCCTGCCGATCTCGAAGCGGGCGCGAGCCGTATCCGGTGGTACGAGTTCGCCTTGATGCCGGGACTTCTCCAGTCGCCCGCATACCTTCGGGCCCGTCACAACACAGCCGTGACCAGTGACCGTGCGCTGGACTCGCCCGTGAACATCCGTGCCCGCGAACGTCGTCAGCAAGAGGTCTTCGTTCCGGGTGGTCCAACGATCGAGATCGTCGTCGAAGAGACGGTCATTCGGCGGATTGTTGTTCCGAGACCGGCGATGCTCGAACAACTGGAGCATCTGCTCGACCTTCTTGACACCAACACTCAGATCGACTTCCGCGTCTTGCCGGTCGGCGGCGAGCTACTGGGCCTACGGGCACCCCGATCGCCTGTTTCGATTTACGACTTCGCTGCCGACGATCCCCCGATGGCGCTCGCGGAGTCTCTGACCGAGGATGTACTCGTACGGAACCATGTCGACGTTGCCGATCATGATCGGCTCTTCCGCGGACTACAGGAGATCGCACTATCGCAGGATGAGAGCCGGGAATTGGTCGTCCAAGTCATCGATTTTGTTTCAAAAAATCAATAA
- a CDS encoding nucleoside hydrolase: protein MNPEPVPTPADLPTTEPAPSSPTPVAGVDDSRIYVLDSQIGWDLDELIALWVAARIIRRLIVITSDETRGRRACLARLVLDLLGRPEVPVVAGGELADSDTRFLFADYPLPPVPHGDAVEIVATGAEHAPVTVIGLGAFTNIAALLYRHPHLSETTDLVLQGGWLDHYRKMPRASHNLHIDQVAAGVALRMAHRPRLVLSTHTNHPGLRVTPDSPLADWFHTTDTPFARLAELYCDRWFARRPDGSWQADSVAVAVAVGARVAEFVTESILVGPDARLHRSPTGRPLTVTTSIDYAAVATWLSRVIPEIRLQQAINLDTEDDR, encoded by the coding sequence ATGAACCCTGAACCCGTACCCACCCCAGCCGACCTCCCAACCACCGAACCCGCACCCTCCAGCCCGACTCCGGTTGCGGGGGTTGATGATTCGCGGATCTATGTGCTCGACAGCCAGATAGGTTGGGACCTTGACGAGTTGATCGCGTTGTGGGTGGCCGCGCGCATCATCCGCCGGTTGATCGTGATCACCTCCGACGAGACCCGCGGGCGGCGCGCCTGTCTGGCGAGGCTGGTGCTGGATCTGCTCGGCCGCCCCGAGGTACCGGTCGTCGCGGGCGGTGAACTCGCCGACAGCGACACCCGCTTCCTGTTCGCCGACTACCCCCTGCCCCCGGTCCCGCACGGCGACGCCGTCGAGATCGTCGCCACCGGTGCCGAGCATGCCCCGGTCACGGTGATCGGGCTCGGCGCGTTCACCAACATCGCCGCCCTGCTCTACCGGCACCCGCACCTGAGCGAGACCACCGACTTGGTGCTGCAGGGCGGATGGCTCGACCACTACCGAAAAATGCCTCGTGCCAGCCACAACTTGCACATCGACCAGGTTGCCGCCGGAGTCGCTCTGCGCATGGCGCACCGGCCCCGACTGGTGTTGTCGACCCACACCAATCACCCGGGGCTCCGCGTCACTCCGGACTCGCCGCTCGCGGACTGGTTCCACACCACCGACACCCCGTTCGCCCGGCTCGCGGAACTGTACTGCGACCGCTGGTTCGCCCGCCGCCCCGACGGCAGCTGGCAAGCCGACTCCGTCGCCGTCGCCGTCGCGGTGGGCGCCCGAGTCGCCGAGTTCGTCACCGAGTCGATCCTCGTCGGCCCCGACGCCCGCCTGCACCGCAGCCCGACCGGGCGGCCTCTCACGGTCACCACCTCCATCGACTACGCCGCTGTCGCCACCTGGTTGAGCCGGGTCATCCCGGAAATCCGCCTCCAGCAAGCCATCAACCTCGACACCGAAGACGACCGATGA
- a CDS encoding ESX secretion-associated protein EspG has protein sequence MKTRTVWDFTPDEFVWVWGETGLAGEYPYPISIIETPAPPEEYAHRRAEISARYPHRGDPDLTWPLRALAKPDLRLTCTGKFHDSPRRVRALAAAHADLGVVLFQKSGPTPDFGGDIKLVVTQRQHLGRHLAATMPPARPGAAGQMIGYTPRVRGQQPPASWRAGNDGRQPVEERIRMLLRAPRAAEGHLCIERYLHDRNPAPPVYLNWIDIRDGHPAVGRYLIAVDDNDTVVTPATEDTIAWGLHRHAELDRL, from the coding sequence GTGAAGACGCGCACGGTATGGGACTTCACTCCGGACGAATTCGTCTGGGTATGGGGGGAAACGGGGCTGGCCGGTGAGTACCCGTACCCGATCAGCATCATCGAAACCCCTGCCCCACCCGAGGAATACGCGCATCGCCGCGCGGAGATCAGTGCCCGGTACCCGCATCGCGGCGATCCCGATCTCACCTGGCCGCTGCGCGCACTGGCCAAGCCGGACCTGCGGCTGACCTGCACCGGCAAGTTCCACGACTCGCCGAGGCGGGTCCGGGCACTCGCCGCGGCACACGCCGACCTCGGCGTGGTCCTGTTCCAGAAGTCCGGTCCCACACCGGACTTCGGTGGTGATATCAAGCTCGTGGTGACCCAGCGCCAGCATCTCGGCAGGCATCTGGCCGCGACCATGCCGCCCGCGCGCCCCGGCGCGGCCGGGCAGATGATCGGCTACACCCCGCGCGTGCGCGGCCAGCAACCCCCCGCCTCGTGGCGAGCCGGGAACGACGGCCGCCAGCCGGTCGAGGAACGCATCCGGATGCTGCTGCGCGCCCCGCGGGCTGCGGAAGGACACCTGTGCATCGAGCGCTACCTGCACGACCGCAATCCGGCACCGCCGGTCTATCTGAACTGGATCGACATCCGCGACGGGCACCCTGCGGTCGGCCGGTACCTGATCGCAGTCGACGACAACGACACCGTCGTCACCCCGGCCACCGAGGACACCATCGCGTGGGGACTACACCGGCACGCAGAACTCGACCGCCTGTGA
- a CDS encoding DUF3558 domain-containing protein, with translation MWTIVLAGVSVFALAACGSGTPAPATTETSATSTSPSVAVSVPAPPAQHDTGRPAVTFDPCTAIGDAEIQKLGFDPSTRKRGDLAADTYTFLGCHFDQKDPQGGNTRSLVIEATNLTLQDFRTRPTESLTNTTIAGRDAVTYLLAGSAVSGTCFLAMDSPVGVINLQLGLNPGQVIGKPCDEIRPLATTVQQDLPKQ, from the coding sequence GTGTGGACGATCGTGCTCGCTGGCGTGAGCGTTTTCGCGTTGGCAGCCTGCGGTTCCGGTACTCCGGCACCGGCGACGACGGAAACGTCAGCGACGAGCACGTCGCCGAGTGTCGCCGTTTCAGTTCCGGCGCCACCTGCTCAGCACGACACCGGCCGCCCCGCGGTCACCTTCGATCCCTGCACGGCGATCGGGGATGCCGAGATCCAGAAGCTGGGCTTCGATCCCTCGACCCGCAAGCGGGGGGATCTGGCTGCCGACACCTACACCTTCCTGGGGTGCCATTTCGATCAGAAGGATCCGCAGGGCGGGAATACCAGGTCGCTGGTGATCGAGGCGACCAACCTCACTCTCCAGGACTTTCGTACCCGCCCCACCGAGTCGCTGACCAATACGACAATCGCCGGTCGCGACGCGGTCACCTACCTCCTCGCGGGATCGGCCGTGTCCGGCACCTGCTTCCTGGCCATGGACTCCCCGGTCGGCGTGATCAACCTCCAACTCGGCCTGAATCCGGGGCAGGTTATCGGTAAACCCTGCGATGAAATACGGCCGCTTGCGACAACCGTCCAGCAAGATCTTCCGAAGCAATAG
- a CDS encoding WXG100 family type VII secretion target has product MLPTRSQLHGWNLGELLAASANVRTAGAQIEEAITTLKSQCASLPELKVWEGAAHDAALAMFGRSGSQAAAFADIAAEIATTLDTAYHALSSVKGRIDTAVEAIENGPLWVSDAWVVLVRGNQPMAGEQGATVRRAQAAWQKVLNPLLLELSAADENAAQALVGSDKDHGLGDFLPILGKPLDAAPDPGTAFGLTQQQRIEAEDAAVTVAAVTDEDTGGSHVKTVTMQDGSKNVITTTASYQPQPGDPADAHPGLGPTPGAKVQTATTYDPSGKVVGSVQTITEKDGTIRTNTSFPGKAFYSAQQKPGEQPKVELAIGPDGKPLDPAKQDVFFTHPYLTTVGGAVTGLDNRASSGKSMMLLNESEISGVKIGAKFAGPALGVATTLWDMSAARNAHDACVAGISGTLGTVGGTVAGTVGGMAGAEGGPLAVATAAGAGMAGTWIFGKIGEQVGQAICR; this is encoded by the coding sequence ATGCTGCCCACGCGTTCTCAGCTGCACGGATGGAACCTCGGCGAGCTGCTGGCAGCGTCGGCGAATGTGCGCACGGCCGGGGCGCAGATCGAAGAAGCGATCACGACGCTGAAATCCCAGTGCGCCAGCCTGCCGGAGTTGAAGGTGTGGGAGGGCGCGGCGCATGATGCGGCGTTGGCGATGTTCGGGCGTTCGGGCAGCCAGGCGGCGGCGTTCGCCGATATCGCCGCCGAGATCGCGACCACGCTGGACACCGCCTACCATGCGTTGAGTTCCGTCAAGGGCCGGATCGATACCGCGGTCGAAGCGATCGAGAACGGGCCGTTGTGGGTCAGTGACGCGTGGGTGGTGCTGGTCCGCGGTAATCAGCCGATGGCCGGTGAGCAGGGCGCCACGGTGCGGAGGGCGCAGGCGGCGTGGCAGAAGGTGCTCAACCCGTTGCTGCTCGAGCTCAGCGCCGCCGACGAGAACGCAGCGCAGGCGTTGGTGGGCTCGGACAAGGACCACGGGCTGGGGGATTTCCTGCCGATCCTCGGCAAACCGCTGGACGCGGCCCCTGATCCCGGCACCGCGTTCGGGTTGACCCAGCAGCAGCGGATCGAGGCCGAGGACGCGGCGGTGACGGTGGCCGCGGTGACCGACGAGGACACGGGCGGGTCGCATGTCAAGACGGTCACGATGCAGGACGGCAGCAAGAACGTGATCACCACGACTGCCAGCTACCAGCCCCAGCCCGGCGACCCGGCCGACGCGCATCCGGGTCTGGGTCCCACGCCCGGTGCCAAGGTGCAGACCGCCACGACCTACGACCCGTCCGGGAAGGTGGTCGGCAGCGTGCAGACCATCACCGAGAAGGACGGCACGATCCGCACCAACACTTCCTTCCCGGGCAAAGCGTTCTACAGCGCGCAGCAGAAGCCCGGCGAGCAGCCGAAGGTGGAGCTGGCGATCGGGCCGGACGGCAAGCCTCTCGATCCGGCGAAACAGGATGTCTTCTTCACCCACCCGTATCTGACCACCGTCGGTGGCGCGGTCACCGGCCTGGATAACCGTGCCAGCAGCGGGAAGTCGATGATGCTGCTCAACGAGAGCGAGATCAGCGGCGTCAAGATCGGGGCGAAGTTCGCCGGTCCCGCGCTTGGTGTCGCGACCACGTTGTGGGATATGTCGGCGGCCCGAAACGCGCACGATGCGTGTGTGGCAGGTATTTCGGGCACGCTCGGCACGGTCGGCGGGACTGTCGCCGGTACGGTGGGCGGTATGGCAGGCGCGGAAGGAGGACCGTTGGCCGTGGCGACCGCGGCGGGCGCGGGTATGGCCGGGACCTGGATCTTCGGCAAGATCGGCGAGCAAGTCGGCCAGGCGATCTGCCGATGA
- a CDS encoding serine hydrolase domain-containing protein — translation MTENTDPRPSTTDLRFALERFREMGQLPGLAAAVWRGSTLLATAAVGVRKYDHPAPVTVGDCWHLGSDTKAMTATLIGLFVDRGIFRFEDCLGELLAGGPPCPGEAGLVGAAVHRDYAGVTVEQLLHHRGGTPENFPDDIWDLMASNNVEASVGRAEMVRAVLARPRAQVPGQFAYSNVGYIVLGMLLEQRCGISWESLIRTELFTALRMYSSGFGAPSASETSGQPWGHDSTLRPIPPGDPHSDNPPALGPAGTVHCTLADWGRFLAQHLAGARTEPAILTPTTMSRLHQPPPGGDYAAGWVVGNRDWADGRVLCHVGSNTLWTANAWLVPAKNLIFAVVTNRGDDQAQLITGDVISWLVDAYAMG, via the coding sequence GTGACCGAAAACACCGACCCGAGGCCATCGACCACTGACCTCCGTTTCGCTTTGGAACGCTTCCGTGAAATGGGCCAGCTGCCCGGGTTGGCCGCAGCGGTGTGGCGGGGATCGACGTTGCTCGCAACCGCCGCGGTCGGGGTACGTAAGTATGATCACCCAGCTCCGGTGACCGTAGGTGATTGCTGGCATTTGGGCTCGGACACCAAGGCGATGACCGCGACCTTGATCGGCCTATTCGTGGATCGCGGCATCTTTCGATTCGAGGACTGCCTGGGCGAATTGCTGGCTGGCGGGCCGCCTTGTCCCGGAGAGGCAGGTCTGGTGGGGGCGGCGGTCCACCGGGATTACGCCGGGGTGACGGTCGAACAGCTGCTGCATCATCGCGGCGGTACGCCTGAGAACTTTCCCGACGACATATGGGACCTGATGGCATCCAACAACGTTGAAGCGTCGGTTGGCCGCGCTGAGATGGTGCGTGCTGTTCTGGCTCGGCCACGAGCCCAAGTGCCAGGGCAGTTCGCATATTCGAACGTCGGGTACATAGTCCTCGGCATGCTTCTGGAGCAGCGGTGCGGGATCTCCTGGGAATCCCTCATTCGCACAGAACTTTTCACCGCACTCCGGATGTATTCGTCCGGGTTCGGTGCCCCAAGTGCTTCCGAGACCAGCGGCCAGCCGTGGGGCCACGACAGCACTCTCAGGCCGATCCCGCCGGGTGACCCGCACTCGGACAATCCACCCGCACTCGGTCCGGCGGGAACAGTGCACTGCACACTCGCCGATTGGGGCAGATTCCTCGCCCAGCACCTTGCGGGCGCTCGTACCGAACCGGCCATCCTTACCCCGACCACTATGTCCCGGCTGCATCAGCCACCACCAGGTGGTGACTACGCAGCCGGTTGGGTGGTCGGTAACCGCGATTGGGCGGACGGACGGGTGCTGTGCCACGTCGGTTCCAACACGTTGTGGACCGCCAATGCCTGGCTAGTGCCGGCGAAGAACCTCATCTTCGCCGTGGTGACCAACCGAGGCGACGACCAAGCCCAGCTGATCACCGGCGACGTGATCAGCTGGCTGGTAGACGCCTACGCCATGGGCTAA
- a CDS encoding phytoene desaturase family protein, with product MAVIGTGPNGLAAAVTMARAGLRVELHEAAETIGGGLRTQPLLDRDIAHDICSAVHPMALASPFFEQFDLSRRGVAFATPRISYAHPLDDGRAGLAYRDLETTCTRLGGDGSRWRDLMAPLIEHSSGVAQLMLSGGQVLPRSPSAAFVLAPRILSHCTRLATRRYAGAEAKALFSGLAAHANGRLPSVVSAAVALLLGHLAHTTGWPIPRGGSTRIAAALVADIEAHGGTVHTANRIDDLRELADARVILCDLSPKEFVRIAKHELPARYVRRLGRFRYGPAAAKVDFLVNEPIPWTNPEVAHAGTVHLGGTQAETFRQETHTAAGIGTGAPFVLVSDPAVADLDRAHSGKRPVWAYAHVPNGDGVDPVPMVCRQIERYAPGFSETIIAARGICGAEYEAYNPNYVGGDIGAGAVTLRQALLRPTLRWGMHSTPLPHVYLCSASTPPGPGVHGMCGYLAAKLALRRRFGLSVPALAPGLSEAR from the coding sequence GTGGCGGTGATCGGTACGGGACCCAACGGTTTGGCCGCTGCGGTGACGATGGCCCGCGCCGGACTTCGGGTAGAACTGCACGAGGCAGCCGAAACGATCGGCGGTGGGCTACGCACTCAACCGCTCCTTGACAGAGACATTGCCCACGACATCTGTTCCGCAGTACACCCGATGGCACTGGCTTCCCCGTTCTTCGAGCAATTCGATCTTTCCCGGCGGGGAGTGGCGTTCGCGACGCCTCGGATCAGCTATGCGCACCCCCTCGATGACGGTCGCGCCGGTCTCGCGTACCGGGACCTGGAAACCACGTGCACGCGTCTGGGGGGCGATGGGAGCCGGTGGCGCGATCTGATGGCTCCGCTGATCGAGCACAGTTCCGGCGTCGCTCAATTGATGCTGTCCGGTGGGCAGGTCCTGCCCCGCAGTCCTTCCGCTGCTTTTGTCCTGGCACCCCGAATCCTGTCTCACTGCACGCGGTTGGCCACTCGGCGTTACGCCGGTGCAGAAGCCAAAGCCCTGTTCAGTGGATTGGCAGCCCACGCAAACGGGCGGCTGCCCAGCGTCGTGTCCGCAGCGGTCGCTCTGCTGCTCGGTCACCTTGCCCACACCACCGGGTGGCCGATACCACGGGGCGGCAGCACACGCATCGCCGCGGCGCTGGTCGCGGACATCGAAGCGCACGGCGGCACCGTGCACACCGCCAACCGGATAGACGATCTCCGCGAACTCGCCGATGCCCGGGTGATACTCTGCGACCTGAGCCCGAAGGAGTTCGTCCGCATCGCGAAACACGAGCTACCCGCGCGGTACGTCCGCCGACTCGGCAGATTTCGTTATGGCCCTGCTGCCGCCAAGGTCGATTTCCTGGTGAATGAACCCATCCCGTGGACGAATCCGGAGGTGGCTCACGCCGGAACCGTTCACCTCGGGGGCACCCAGGCCGAAACCTTCCGACAGGAAACACACACTGCTGCCGGTATCGGCACCGGAGCGCCCTTCGTGCTCGTGTCGGACCCGGCGGTTGCCGACCTGGACCGCGCCCATTCGGGTAAGCGTCCCGTCTGGGCATACGCCCACGTGCCGAATGGCGACGGCGTCGATCCGGTGCCGATGGTCTGCAGGCAAATCGAACGCTACGCCCCGGGATTCTCGGAGACAATCATCGCCGCACGGGGCATCTGTGGGGCCGAGTACGAGGCCTACAACCCGAACTATGTCGGTGGTGACATCGGCGCGGGTGCGGTGACCCTGCGTCAAGCATTGCTACGGCCCACCCTCAGGTGGGGCATGCACTCCACCCCTCTCCCACACGTGTACTTGTGTTCGGCCTCCACACCGCCCGGGCCCGGCGTGCACGGGATGTGCGGGTATCTCGCCGCCAAGTTGGCACTACGCCGCCGATTCGGGCTCAGCGTCCCGGCACTGGCGCCCGGACTCTCTGAAGCACGATGA
- a CDS encoding ABC transporter ATP-binding protein — MKISVIVLRHRLLITVGTLMGLAGAIATLLQPLLIGHLIEAVSVRNSLLWPIILISVLFAVDASMAAVHFYLIGKAGERIVLDMRTTLTGRLLHSRMRAFGKLEHGDVFTRTVADTSLARIALTSSVAQIITSGFLTFGCVAAMVWIDWRMLLVTAGCLGVASAASLALARAVHVAAIENREDISDYGSGIMRVLGALSTVKASRAEQRESERLENLAGAACASGIRVTRLSALLMPALNVGTQASLAIVIAWGMARTATGNLSIENLTAFIMYLFYLVSPLVMLFMALGDFQQGRAAVNRVTDLATIEQEPAVETPFRGPAARTTTPAIEFDDVTFTYPDTTTPAVASASFAVPTTGVTAVVGPSGSGKTTLFQLIDRFYLPDRGVVRLSGVDISAIPLDELRSRIGLVEQHAPLMRGTVRENLTYAWPSATDHEIDQAIEAAHLTDVVHALPEGLDTVLGEDGTGLSGGQRQRLAIARALLPRPDVLLLDEATSNLDSDSETVLRETINTIGLRCQVLAIAHRLSTVSEANTIIVMEASRIRAIGTHKELMESDGLYRRLVSQQMVDAQAEDRMVPESLAR, encoded by the coding sequence GTGAAGATATCCGTAATCGTGCTCCGGCACCGGCTGTTGATCACCGTCGGTACCTTGATGGGCTTGGCCGGTGCCATCGCCACACTGCTCCAGCCATTGTTGATCGGTCATCTGATCGAAGCGGTGTCGGTCCGGAATTCTCTGCTATGGCCGATCATCCTCATCTCTGTTCTGTTCGCGGTAGATGCTTCGATGGCTGCGGTTCATTTCTACCTGATAGGCAAAGCCGGGGAACGCATCGTCCTCGATATGCGCACCACCCTCACCGGACGTCTGCTCCATTCGCGGATGCGGGCGTTCGGGAAACTTGAGCACGGTGATGTATTCACTCGCACCGTCGCTGACACGTCGCTTGCCCGTATCGCTTTGACCTCGTCTGTCGCCCAGATCATCACCAGCGGATTCCTCACCTTCGGCTGCGTTGCCGCGATGGTGTGGATCGACTGGAGGATGCTGTTGGTCACTGCCGGGTGCCTCGGCGTCGCCTCGGCGGCGAGCCTCGCTCTGGCCCGAGCGGTTCATGTCGCGGCGATCGAGAATCGTGAAGACATCAGCGATTACGGTTCCGGCATCATGCGAGTCCTCGGCGCGCTGAGTACAGTCAAAGCATCCCGTGCCGAACAGCGCGAGAGCGAACGCCTCGAAAATCTAGCGGGTGCCGCATGTGCAAGCGGTATCCGGGTAACCCGACTGTCCGCGCTACTCATGCCAGCCCTCAACGTTGGCACCCAGGCGTCGCTGGCAATCGTCATCGCCTGGGGAATGGCCCGCACCGCAACCGGAAATCTCTCGATCGAGAACCTCACGGCATTCATCATGTACCTGTTCTATCTGGTGTCCCCATTGGTCATGCTGTTCATGGCACTCGGAGATTTCCAGCAGGGGCGGGCGGCAGTCAATCGGGTGACGGACCTCGCAACGATAGAGCAGGAACCCGCCGTCGAAACGCCTTTCCGCGGCCCGGCCGCGAGGACCACCACACCCGCGATCGAATTCGACGACGTGACTTTCACCTATCCCGATACCACAACCCCCGCTGTGGCGAGTGCGTCATTCGCGGTGCCCACCACCGGCGTAACGGCAGTTGTAGGTCCGTCCGGCTCCGGAAAGACCACCTTGTTCCAGCTAATCGATCGTTTCTACCTTCCGGATCGCGGCGTGGTCAGGCTGTCGGGCGTGGATATCTCCGCCATACCGCTCGACGAACTACGGTCACGTATCGGTCTGGTCGAACAGCATGCGCCGCTGATGCGCGGAACGGTCAGAGAGAACCTCACGTACGCATGGCCCAGTGCCACTGATCACGAAATCGATCAGGCAATAGAAGCAGCCCATCTCACCGATGTCGTCCATGCCTTACCGGAGGGGCTCGACACCGTGCTCGGCGAGGACGGAACCGGTCTGTCCGGCGGACAGCGTCAACGGTTGGCGATCGCCCGCGCCCTGCTGCCCCGACCGGATGTGCTGCTGCTGGACGAAGCCACGTCGAACCTGGACTCCGACTCCGAAACGGTGCTGCGAGAGACCATCAACACGATCGGATTACGCTGCCAGGTGCTGGCGATCGCGCACCGACTGTCCACCGTGTCCGAAGCCAACACGATCATCGTTATGGAAGCAAGCCGAATCCGTGCCATCGGCACTCACAAGGAGCTGATGGAATCGGACGGCCTGTATCGACGACTCGTATCTCAACAAATGGTCGATGCACAAGCCGAAGACCGAATGGTGCCCGAAAGTCTGGCGCGATGA